Genomic segment of Armatimonadota bacterium:
GTGGCGGTCCTGACGTTCATCCTGAACGACACGCTGGTGCCGAACTCGGCTAAGCAGGCGAAGACGATGACCGACTCGATCGGAAAGGAGATTAAGAACAAGAAGGCTCAACCAACTTTCCAGACGATCATCGAAAACGGCCAACTCAAGGCGATGATCATGGCTCGGGACTTCAATCTGGGCGATCAGACCCTCAGCGGGGTCACGATCAAGGCCCTGGATAAGGAAGGGCATCCAACCTTCTTCATGGAGGCCAGCAAGCTGAAGTATCAAGGCGACAGCGCGAAGGGATGGCGGATTGAAAATGGGGCAACCCTGTTCAGCGCCGACGGCCGCGACTATAGCCAGATCACGGGCGAAATCTGGCCCGGCGAGGTGCCCAAGATCAACAAGGACCCGCAGGAGATGAGCGTCCACCTGAGCACCGATCCCGACTATTACACAACCGGCGAACTGCGCGAAGCGCTGTCGAAATCGAACCTCGATAAGTCGATTACGACCGAGCAGTACCGCAACATGGAGTACTGGCTTTGGAACAAGTACGCGGTTCCGATGGCGGCCTTCGTGTTTGGGGTGCTGGGCGCGGCGTTGGGAATTCGATCCCATCGCGCAGGAACCGCAACCGGATTCGCCTTAGCCGTGGCAATAATGTTTGCATACATGACGCTCGCCAACTTCATGAATGTTTGGGCGATGGGAGGAGTCATTCCCCCATATGTGGCGTCGCTGACGCCGATCGCGCTTGGGCTGATCGCGTCCTTCATCATCATGTGGAGGAGGAACACCGGCTAGGATGGATCCTCAATCCGTTTTCTTTGTTCTGCTGATGTCCGCCGTGGGCGGCATCTGCGCCTATGTGGCCGACATCCTCGGCTACAAGATCGGCAAGAAACGGATTTCGTTCAAGCGTATTCGACCAAAGTACATCGCCCGCATCAGTGTCGTGGTCGCGGGAATGTTGATTCCGCTCGTCACCATCGCGCTGATCTATGCCGTGAGCGCCGACTTTCGCACTTGGCTGACCAAGGGGCAGCAGTTCGTACGCGAACTGCAAGAGAAGTCGGAACAACTGAACGGCCTGAACGACACGCTGGTCAAGAAGGAAACGCAAAACGCCGAACTGACCAACAAGAATCACCTCTACGACGCGGACCTCAAGAAGAAGCAGGACCAGGTTAAAGAGCAAGAGAAAAAGATTCAGGAACAGAAAGACAAACTGGCCTCGCTGGAGGCAAGCAGTCGGCAGCTTCGCGACCAGTTCGAATCGGCCAAGACTCGCCTGTCGGAGGCCAAAGGTCAGCTAGAGGCAAAGCAAAAGCAACTCCAGGCTGTG
This window contains:
- a CDS encoding LptF/LptG family permease, producing the protein MKRIDRLIVGELFGPWLFGVAMFTSLLLAATYLGRIADYVVQGLPPAKILEITFLLLPPILVKTFAMATLLGALLAFGRLSGDSEVVALRAGGASIYRIIFPVACFSFAVAVLTFILNDTLVPNSAKQAKTMTDSIGKEIKNKKAQPTFQTIIENGQLKAMIMARDFNLGDQTLSGVTIKALDKEGHPTFFMEASKLKYQGDSAKGWRIENGATLFSADGRDYSQITGEIWPGEVPKINKDPQEMSVHLSTDPDYYTTGELREALSKSNLDKSITTEQYRNMEYWLWNKYAVPMAAFVFGVLGAALGIRSHRAGTATGFALAVAIMFAYMTLANFMNVWAMGGVIPPYVASLTPIALGLIASFIIMWRRNTG